A window of Macadamia integrifolia cultivar HAES 741 unplaced genomic scaffold, SCU_Mint_v3 scaffold1285, whole genome shotgun sequence genomic DNA:
atgcggattttattggcccactctttttagaaaTGCATTTGATTTTTTCCAAGCTTGTCCTGCCTACCAGTCTTTTGGttgtatcaataaaaggaacatgatgccccttaaccttattttggtagttgagatctttgatgtatgggacATCAATTTTATaagaccattccctaatttctttgggaatttgtacatacttttggctgttgattatgtttttaaatggatagaggccataccttgtaaatctaatgaccataaAGTGATggtctagtttctcaaagagaacatttttttctcgTTTTGGTGCACaatgtgcaataattagtgatagggggactcatttttgtaattagCCTTTTGAAGCCTTAATGAAAAATTGGATCACCAATAAGTTATTTACCCTTTATCACCcctaaactagtggccaagtggaggtgtctaataggcagattaaacaaatcttggagaaaactattaatcccaacagtaaggattggtcccctaggctcattgatgccttgtgggcccatcagactgcattcaagaccgaccttggttaGTCTttctaccatttggtgtatgggaaagcttgtcacttaccagttgagttggagcataaggccttttgggccatcaaaaagctcaactttgatttgtctgatgcgggagttcatcgtaggctccaactatctgagttggaggaacttaggaatgatgcctatgaaagttctaggatttataaggaaaagatcaaagctttccatgataagcacattctgcataaatcttttacaattggtgataaggtcttattgtacaactctcgattgcatcttttccttggtaagcttagatcccgatgggatggcctgtttcttatccataatgtatatccccatggggctgtggagaatttgaatccaggaataggggtaattttgaaggttaatggtcagcgtttgaaaccattcctcgagtttcctactactggtagtgaagacgtcatagatctccatgaacctctttacactgatgactaacttttaatcaggtatgacccccttgcattgtcttcgctttatattctttccatgcattgaggacattgcatgacttaagtgtgggagagggaaaccagtttttgtttttttcactttgttttatttgtttttctttttgtttttaagcttgctaaggatgaaattCTACTTAGGCTTTTGGCTAATAATCATatcattcggttgcttgatgtatgaaaataaaatttttgattaaggtacccattttgaacatataaaaaccccattaagaagaaagaaataagcctgtgtcttgagatgggactttcttttgaaaaataagagacccttgttttatggtgttgaaCCATATGTAAATTTGTGGGTTCCttctacttttgatttggagttgagaccttctttttaatttggcatgagttaacaaatgcacaattttaaataaagtgccaaatgtggtataaagaagaataagagttgattcccttggtaCTAGATAGGGtattgcacctcaggaagcgtggtgttttgatcgaaattcctagggaagaaacttctaaaagaactctaaaatcactgtctttgtggacatatgcaaaaagcgaagctgcatagtaacttgggtgtctggtgtttgctccaccatgtcatttaggccaaaagtagtggaataGAATAAAGTTTATTAagtgaaaaaaggagaaaaatttttataaatgtcattaatgcttggtaacatgtttggtcaaaaaccctccaatgccttagtcattggttccgtATTTCtttacaagtggttttgccttaagataaggatgttttggaagagacgaggtgagttccaaattaagaaatatgttagtgcctggaattgatatggggtaataaaagttcaagtgtgggggtcccttataagaggaattatcttttcTCTGGAtcagtatggcccttacctttagccaaggttgggatttgtttattctgaattttgggtgcatattcactgtaaacacccacgagacacaactcttccactaggggtgacctaagggtttaaaggcttgttgcgcatgctaagtgcaactgtgattTCTACGAaaatgagttaggttttttttttttattctttttctttttgttttgctcaaggactagcaaagtctaagtgtgggggaattctgatgagcgcatttatgtgtgaaatatagggtagtaaaacacgcattttacatatttagaatggagctaccttgggttttactttctttttgtaggttttgtattttaaaggctttaaacATTATCGGGCAttatatctctccaacaacaactacctagtgtagttggtgagctatggtgtgcaaaattcccttgttcataggaggtctcaagttggaatctcatggttgtctttttttagagaattttgttgaagatttcctgcttttcactcacttaaagcactaaaggCATGGGGGGGATTTCCACataaaattagaagattgtccaaatcttcaaagcaaggaaaatcgtgggaggggtttcttgcacaagaagagaaaaaaaaaggaaagagagggagaaataaatcttgtccaaatcttctctctcctccacatcatcactagAAGCTTGTCCAAATCATacaaaacaagaaggaaaatcgtcaagggaaagaaaaaaaaaaattggccaacaagggttgtgcgcaggatttgaagagagggagaaaaaaaagagaaaaataaataaaaaaaaaaaaggaaagaaaataagcaaaaaaattataggaaatctctccaagtttatttctcttctctctcctccaccttggcacttttggtctcaaaagatctcactaccaattgtgggtttctctcttttaagaaagagaaatttgttaccctacctccccattccctataaatacaactcatgtaagaggacgGTGGacactttattcttcttctaaggtttttttttagttgctctctctctctctctctctctctctctctctctctctctctctctctctctctctctctctctctctctctctctttagttttagttcttctatattttttgctttagtcacttttgtaatagctttttatttcaattaatgtaagcattcttttatttttattcagccttttatgtttatgatttatgcaattgagttgtaatttttaaagttatagttctaggcttagatctaggtgacaatatcacaagccgtggagcatcatttttttttcaagttcagcttttttttcaagatttgttttcccCAGGTctaaaaattttagatttggtttattccagatctggtttttagggttggcagtatctcaaatcaccaaagttttcaagttcaagcattgattcaggtaggtaggcttcttcaatagtcttttctcccccctctcattccctcttctgactaccctttcttttttaatttaggattttaatttcagtcattacattattgttttccctttcccccaaggttcatggctagtgtatgtgttggctttggccctcctagccatagaaccatcattttattatttttattttaattgtctcctttccctaaagccaagtagaataatcccttgtaaaagtgactctctggtcaagtaggtaagctcatattatgatgcatcccttgggctaagtagagaaacctacttatgagcctctctctagctttatcccctttcttttactttatttttatttcaaatttttttccttcattgctttttaattgtgtggggtgttatttttaattatttatttatttaattttaattgagtggcttgcgtatttaaattcttagttgacgaatggttaggacgttcttttagatacatatatgtatttaggacaataattagaattagatcacaaccattagtcagttcactttcgtattattaaaagaagcaaaaaaataaagtggctgctctccttgtgttcgacacGTAattacactgatctgtacgcttgcggttacatttgaAATCCTATCAAGTTTTTTCACCTGTATTTTGCCTTAAATACCCCTAACAAACACATACAATCCCAACTAAAGGCTTGCAAATTGTTTCCATCAACCTATTGGCCATAAATTAGGATTTTTCGCTTGCTTGGCTTCCCAACTGTCTTTCTTCATTCCTAGGGTCTTTCTACTCATCCTAGGGTATGGAACATGAGTTTCCATAGTGAGGGATTGCATTCTTACCCACTCCTTGGTTCAATTTGGGGATCCTCCCCAACTAATGCACCCACCTTCATGGCTCTCATACCCATATATGTTAGGATGAATTTGGTTCAGTCATTTAGGATGAGCTCCATCTTCCCAAGGTTCCCATTTAGTGTTCAACATATAGAGAGTCCTGTCCTTAGCTTAGGTTATGATTTTAtagagggaaaagagaggagTGAAACTTGTACAAGAGAGGGAGAACCTACCTTAGGCATTATGGGAGGGCAGTCTTCACAAGGGATGCTTTGAGGTGGAGCTCCTTCCTCAACTACCCCTTTCTTCCTTatcctcctccttttctttcctccttcACTTGTACAATGAACAAATGAGAGGTGGTTGGTCATTAAATAGGCTCATTTAATGACTAAAGCCTGTTTGGCAATTTAATAGGTTTTTGGCCAAATAAGATTTTATCCATTGGTTTATGTCCTTCATGAGGTAGATGTCCATTAATCCATCACTATGAAGATGTGGACATTCATTGGAGTTGTGGTAGGGCATACATGTAGGTAGCTAGGTAGCCTTGGGTCCCACATCAAAATAACCTCATTTGAAGTAGTTTAAATGTCTTCGGGGGGTGCAGTCGGCCAACTGATTATATCATCCGGTTGCCCCAAAAGGCCCATTTGGCCGGGCTATTCTCCCAGTCTTGGACCCACATACTCGAGGACTTGTGTGGGAAGTCCAGAACCTCTATATATGCTTGGTTAACATGATGAAATGAGGAGGAGGTCTTTAGTGTTAGCAAGTTTACCCAAGCTTCATGGGAGGTTTGAATACCTTCCAGTCTTGTCGACACATCCAACAATGACATGAAGGATCATCTTTTCCTTCCCGGAAGTAGATAGCCATTATCTAGAGGCTATTAGTGCTTCGTAACTCTGGtgcatcatcaatcatcatattTACAAAAGCGACACTGATACCAGATTTCTGTCTGGTCAAGCATAGATATTCTCTTCTCTCAATACTCCAAAAATAAGGGCAGTGGATCCTATGTTAACGATATCTCATTAACAGTGGGACCACATGTCCAGCATATTGATATATAGTCCATTGGACATCAACCATTGGTTTACCAGAACATATGATACAACACTACCATAAATAGGATCTTTCAGGTCAAAGGTCTATGTGAGGGGTACAAATCTCATCCTCACATAGCTAACAGTATTACATGCAAGATTTTTACGAGATTCTTTTTTATACACACATAATATGTGTACTTATATTTATATACCAGAATCATATCTATGGTAATATACAATGTAATGACTATATGTACATTGATAGAAATTAATCTAAAAGATACAAGCAGAGAAAGGGATTGCATCTAACTAGCGATAGGACAAAGGACAACTAACTTTTGATGAATCATATGCAAAATAGTCTCTATCTTTCTTTCAAATAGAAGTATAGATTTCATAATAAATGGTAATACTGTCCCATATGACTATATCATttttgtgacacccaagaaaaTGGCAAGTGTACCGGACCAgcctaggagatcggtgaggtgtctccaccaagatatggcaagtaccagtgtttttgggagatcagtgagggtatgcaaactttagtcccacatcgcctaggggtAAATtgttgggctagttgataacctctagccttctTAACATTATACAACATGCTTTAAAGCCTTGAGATCTATGGGCCAAAGTGGACAATATCGTGCCAAAGTTAATGGGGCTAGGGTGACTgtggtatcaaagcagaccTCAATAGCATGTGGGGCCACAGTGGGGACACCGTGCCCAAAGGGAGGAAAATATGACACCCAACCTGCCTAAAAGATtgatgaggtgtccccaccaagataCGACAAGTACTAGGGGATTTAGGAGACCGATGAAGTATGCAAactttaatcccacatcgcctagAGGGATGTTGTTGGGCTAGTCGATAACCTCTAGACTTTTTGACATGGTACAACGCGTTTTACAGCCTTGAGGCCCATTTGCCAAGGATGACAATATagtgccaaggttaatggggccggggcgtTATAAGTTTTACTTACAATATTACAAATTTGGTCTTATCATTCATATCACTTATCGCAAAGCTTCCCctataatgaagatgatgatgccATTACATATTGATTAATGATTATCCCAAAGCACCATATCGTGTTTAGTGCTTCTTTccttattgatttattttcgtTTGTGGTGGATTATCTCCCGTTTTGTTCGGTGTCCAAGGGCTTATTGTACAAACCACATCTACCACTTCACCACAAAACCAAATAAGGGGGGTGAGGTGATCACTGATACTTGTGGCCTGCTAGGAACTTTCAATATGGAGAAGCATTCTCAAATGTATTAGATTTAGAAGCTCATGGCTTCATACAAGGCTTATGAATCAGTACTCAAAACTCTGGATCTATGACTACTCATGGCTtcaattttatctttctttatttgtttcagGTTTAATGTAGTACATGATGGAGACTAAAGTAGATGAATACCCAAGTAATCATCAGTACACAGATGTTTCAAActcatttgagagagagaaagagagaagcattggagaggaagagagaggtaTCAATATAAAAATCATTAAACCATGGTATTTGAGTAGATATATGTTTTCCATAGTAAAGTGATCATCCGATGAGGGAGATGCCTTGGATGATGACTGCATCAGCAATAACCTGATATGCAGCTTGAGATGGGTGAACGCTGTCCCAGAATACGTATTGGGTGGCATTGCTACATGTCCCTAATGACAAGGGATTGCACAAGAACGATGTTATTTCCACGATCCCCGTCCCACAGCAACCCTTCCTTGTCTCAGAGAACCCTAATTTTCAGAACCAGACCACTTCTTTATAAGTATGTGTCAATCATGGTGAGAAACAGGGTTTGTTCCTGGTTGGTCAATTAGAGCGAGCTAAGCCTAATTAGGATGGACTAAGTTAATAAAGTGAAGTTGTATCGCATACCGTATTTAGAAGGAGATTTTATGGCAGCCAATAAAGGAGTGTAGATATCCAAAACGGCAATCTTGAGTTCAGGGAGTTGCTTCTGGAGGGTTGAAGCAGCTGCATTGATCTTCTTGTTGAACCCCTGTGCATCTGCATTGAGCCTTGGCAcacagtcattttttccctgtCCAAACAAAGTGATTGCTAATGGCAGGCAACCCAATGGCGGCAGTGATGTCACCCCAATCCTTCTTGCTCCCAACCCATACAAGTCCTGTTCAACAAGTTATCAACTTAACTATCAACCTTTCATTTCATGCTTGCATAGTTTCAATTTCTTGACAAGAAAGATTGAAATTCTCAATAGCTGATGGCTTCCATCTTgacagagaaaaataaaaagagattcATAGTTATATGAACTGGCTGACTTAAGCTGTCGGTGGCAGACATTCTAGGAATGGATTCTCGGTCCAAAATGCATtctgaagagagaaaatagagtaAAATCAAGTTTCAGAATCCGTTGTAGACCCAAAATCTATTTCAATTATGTTTACCAAACAGAAAATTAATCATGCTTAatgaggggaagaagaaagaaataatataaaagaaacaaaatgaaagGAAACCAATTAAACCTTGACGAAGCTTGAgaaaatgccaacaaggatggaAGAGAACTGGTCGGGAGTGTGGACTATGTTGATCAGAGGATTGATATAATAGTTCTGTACAAAATCGCTATTACCAGCTCCCACTATGTAGAGTGCATCTTTCATGATAGATGCTGCCGTCTTATTTCCTGCTTCCATGGCTAGCTTTCCCTGGTATTCCTTATAATACTCCAACTGCTTTGCCAACGAAATCGTGTGCTGCATAACAACCGTGTATCACAGATCAACTAATTTAATTAGCTTCAAGAAACTGAGATCGATGATAGACTTAAATAAGTTAGGTTCGCATGAAATCAATAATTCCAGTCTATATATATCTTCTTACACTCAAGGAGGATGTTTTGTCATAATAACCAGATCCAGCAGAAGCAAAGTTGGCTCCTATTAGAAGGTTCTTCCCTGATGCTTGAGGGCTAAGATACGCTGGTGGGTAAGTTGTGAAGCCCAGGTTTTCAGCTGCAAATTaatcaaaatttagaataatacaataacaactcagccttatcgcAACTAAATGGTTCCGCTACATGGTTCGTTTTCCATCACAAAATctagaataatattttttataatgattaatttatttaatgGTTTAAAATGAGAACTAGAATAGATAGAACAAATGGCAATACGCTCATCAACCAAACCCATCTGCTCAATAGATCCATGGAACAAGCCAATAACCCATCCAGAAGAAGTGATCCGatggagaaagggagagaaacaTATATATGAGCTAATTACCAGTAATATCAGTAGCTAGTTTTCCATTACAGAACCTTCCAGTAGGTTTATGGTTGGTGAAATCCCTCCCATAAGGTGGGAGATTAGCCTTGAATAAGGTGGCCAGATAGTTATTGTTTCCGACGTCAACCGACGAGTCCCCAAAGGTTATGATCGCTGGAACGAGAGGCGTAGATTCTTGTGCATACCCACTGATGACAAACGATGACAACAGCAGCAGGATCAGCAGACCCGTTCGGCTAAggtcgaagaagaagcagcagtCAAAGAGCATCTTGTATGATATAGATTGGTAACAATGCTTGCACTGGGCTTGAGCTTAGGTTCAGAACTTATAAGAAGAAATCAATGGAGCTGTGATTGAAGGAAAGTGGAATTAAAAGGATTATATAGAATCCGTGGAGTTGTTAAGAACCATTCACTACTATAGCTATTGTAAAGGATATTCACTCATTGCCAACCCACAAAGATTAGGATTCCAACCTCTTAGCTTTGTTATCCCTGTTAGGTTCTAACTAATTTATCCAGCCTTTTTggctttgttttctttattctttaaataaattatttgattcaccaaaaaaaaaaaaaaaaaaaaaaatccagcctTACAAATATGGCCACCTCTTCACCAGCTCATGTTCAGCCCAACCGTAATATTGTTGATTGGCAAAGGGATAAGAATCCCACTGTAATGAATATACCAATCTAATTCCTCTCCAATTCTTAATCACCCAATTCTTGCTTAATTCTCTTTGTGCGTGCGACGCTTGTacatttcaaaatataatgGTTGTCATGTAGAGAGGCATTTGAGGGTTTGAATTCCAAAAAACCTCACAACTATTGAATTTTGATATGTACAAGCGTCACACGCACAGAAAGAATTGAGCAAGAATTGGGCAATTAAGAATTGGAGAGGAGTCTGATGGGGATATTCATTACAATTGGGATTCTTTACATAGAGATCATGGACAAATCATATTGCTCCATTTGTTTCAATGTAAAATATCTAGTAAAAAAAATGTACAGTACAACAACAATTTCCATTGTTTGCTTTTCATTTTGACAAATTTTCACAACCGAAAATTTAACAATCGGCTATGTGTTTTTTGGAAAATAGGTTAGCAAATTTTCCCCAATATTTGTCCGTGAAATCTTCCCACATTTTGACATTTAAAATGTAACATTTGAAATATCCCACTTCTCGACGTTTTGCTCACAATTCACGAATCAGAATTATTGTAACTGAGAAGAGAGAGGCCTTGTGATTGAAACTAGGGCTTCGTTCATCCACTCACTCTGATCTACTCTCAAAGAGGTTTCAAATGATTCTCTACAACATTGAGATGCGATTCCTCTCTTGCTATGTCTGCGATTCCAGCTTCTTCACCATAAGATTGAGGAGGAGCTGTTGTATCCTTCAAACCCTAGTAGTCCTGCTCGATACTCTGCTCCTTTATAGGACTCTGATCAATGGAGGCATTTTGTTTCTAAAgctgattttttatttgtagaTAGATATCATTCAATTGAATCTAGTTGGTGAATGTAATAAGTTTTTGCATTTGAGGACCCCTCCCGATGCTTTCAcagtcccccaccccccactccTCTCTCTACCTCAGATGCTAGCCCAAATGGAGGAGACAGCCACTTGGGAGTATTACGGCAGCTATCACCATAATTGTGTTCATCGAATCCTTATTAGTCTTTGcctgaaatttctaggcttgCTGCCACTTGGTGTGGCCGCCATATGGGTTAAAAACGGGCAGAACCGTAAAGGATTCCGCTTGTGTGTTTTGcccaaaattgaagaaaaggatACCCTTGTCTTTTCAGATTTTgtctagtatttttttttttttgttcattaaaTTTGGGAAAAAAACCAATTACATATGTAGGATGCCCAAGTATATTTTTGGGGGATAAGAGACTATAAAATAGATGATACGATCGTAATATTGATCGTTACTGTCACTCGTAGACCTgttatttaaataataataatttcgaTAACTAGGAAAAGAANNNNNNNNNNNNNNNNNNNNNNNNNNNNNNNNNNNNNNNNNNNNNNNNNNNNNNNNNNNNNNNNNNNNNNNNNNNNNNNNNNNNNNNNNNNNNNNNNNNNNNNNTATGTCATCGGAGATAAAACTCCGAATATCTCTGACATCAAATAGATGATCAACATTACTGCAACTAGAACTGTCATGCAACTAGAACTATCATTATCATTCCAACTTAGGTCTTCCacctttaatattttttattctcataGGGTGGGTTTGTTAAGATTAACTGAATTATAGGCCTATCGGTTTAACTAATCAATTATGATGTTGAAATTTGGGTTATTTTTATCTTTGGGTCTGTATTAgttaataaagaaaacaaaacaattgTGATGCCCAAAATTATCAAAGCCCATCTAGTTAATAGCCCATCCAGAATTGTCTAACTAGTATCGCCCATACATTATTCTAGTTCTGAATTTGAAGCCATATAGTCTCAGATGAGCctaaaatgtaaaattttaaagggTATGTCCTGTCTTCATGTTGAAAAATTGTTAACTTGGATGGATCACGTAAGGCTTATGTATTTGTGAGTCTTTTGTTGAGCTATTATTTTTACAATCATAAAATATGGCTGCCTAAGTGAGCGAGCCGTGGCGCAACGATTAAGTTGCATTATTGCAATATGTTGTTCACAGCTTCTaaccttggaaacaacctctcgtacaaagcaaaaaaaaaaagatacactAGCATTATGTATGGTTAAAATGTCTAGTGATCCTTTGTATGTCTCTTGTGTGACTTGACAATATATAATTTGACTGTCCAACAGCCCATTttatatgattaaaaaattataaggtAAAATTTACATGAAATTTTATACAAAAATtgtacaatgaaatattttttccGTGGACGTAGGTTGCAATCAACCGAACCAAATAAACAttgagtcttcttcttctctctctctaccgCTCCTTCTCTTCGTTATTGATCTTAAAAGTCTGCTAGGCTACTAGAATGGAGTAAACATAGCAGCTAAATTTTATTTACAGTATCTGCATTGCATCGGAAAAGGGGGATGGTCAAGAATTAAGATGACTAAGGCTTTTAATTGCATTCACGCCATGCCACCCGGgcccttttttctcttcctaCCTGTTTTCTTCTTCCGTTTCTTCTCTTTAGCTTTTTTATTATCAGATTATTAGATTAACATTTGACCACCTGATTAGTGTCAAGGTGAATTCAAGTCAATACAAGATAACGAATTTAGA
This region includes:
- the LOC122063303 gene encoding GDSL esterase/lipase APG-like; its protein translation is MLFDCCFFFDLSRTGLLILLLLSSFVISGYAQESTPLVPAIITFGDSSVDVGNNNYLATLFKANLPPYGRDFTNHKPTGRFCNGKLATDITAENLGFTTYPPAYLSPQASGKNLLIGANFASAGSGYYDKTSSLSHTISLAKQLEYYKEYQGKLAMEAGNKTAASIMKDALYIVGAGNSDFVQNYYINPLINIVHTPDQFSSILVGIFSSFVKDLYGLGARRIGVTSLPPLGCLPLAITLFGQGKNDCVPRLNADAQGFNKKINAAASTLQKQLPELKIAVLDIYTPLLAAIKSPSKYGFSETRKGCCGTGIVEITSFLCNPLSLGTCSNATQYVFWDSVHPSQAAYQVIADAVIIQGISLIG